Genomic segment of Candidatus Dependentiae bacterium:
GAGTAAATTTGCCTGGTCGTGGAAATAAATCAAGAAGCAATGTCCCTAAAAGTGTTTGACCATTATACACGGTAATATATTCAACATGTTCATGCCACAAAGTGTTGAGATGCTCTTTTTTAAAAGTTACTCCTAAAAATTCACTGTAAATAGAAAGCAACATATCAAGTGTATGCTCAAGAGGAAAATACTGAGCAATTTCTGCTTCATCGATAGCTAAATATTTTTTTTTGTAGCTTGATTTAACATAAGCCATATCCCACGGATTAAACTTACCTTCAGCTGTAAGCATTACCCCTTCAGGTAAATTGCTTTTTAACTCATTCATTTCTTGAGCAACCTTTTCTTTGCAGCGCTCTATAAGCTCATATAAAAACGCTTCTGCTTTTTCGGGGTTTTGTACCATTTGATTAGCAGTATCTAAGTGTGCAAAACTGTTGTAGCCTACTGCATGAGCCCATTCGTCACGGAGCGCAATAATTTGAGCAAGCTCTTCTTCATTGGTAGGATAGGCACGATTGACAAACGTTTGCCATAATTTTTTGCGTGTTTCTTCTACGCTACAATTTTCCATAACGTTAAAATAGGTGGGATAATCAGTACCCAAAATAACATTTCTATCAAAATCTTCACTTAAGCCGAGAATAAAATCTTCTGAAAGTCCTGTAAGATCCTGTTTGGGTACTGCAGTAGAGCGAGTATCTTGAGAAATATTTCTATCAAAGGTCAAAGCGCGCTCACCGAGCTCTTTTTGTATGTTTTTAAGACGATCTTGTGTCTGATTATCTAAATGTAAACCATTACGCTTATAAGCATCAATCTCTTCTTGTAAAAAATAGCGCTGCTCAGACGTAAGAGCAGTGTCAGCTTGAGCTTTTTGGTTATAGCTTTTTAAAGCACTATACAATTTTTGGTTTTGAGAAAAGTTATCTACTGCAAATTGTTGCAGCTTAAGCGTTGCATGATGTGCTGCATTACGCATAGTATCATCTGGGTGTACCATTTCTATGGTTTGCAGCACAGCTGAATGTATCATAAAACGGGTACCAACAGTATCAAGAGCACGCGCAGTATTATCAAATGTTTGCTCTGACTCGAGTACTTGATATATCTGATCTAAACCTTGAAGTGCTTGTTCTAAAGCTTTTTTTGAAAGCGCATCAATAGCTTGTGTTGTAGTGACAAATAGGTCGCTTACTT
This window contains:
- a CDS encoding Zn-dependent oligopeptidase; translated protein: MIPRITTAQQVSDLFVTTTQAIDALSKKALEQALQGLDQIYQVLESEQTFDNTARALDTVGTRFMIHSAVLQTIEMVHPDDTMRNAAHHATLKLQQFAVDNFSQNQKLYSALKSYNQKAQADTALTSEQRYFLQEEIDAYKRNGLHLDNQTQDRLKNIQKELGERALTFDRNISQDTRSTAVPKQDLTGLSEDFILGLSEDFDRNVILGTDYPTYFNVMENCSVEETRKKLWQTFVNRAYPTNEEELAQIIALRDEWAHAVGYNSFAHLDTANQMVQNPEKAEAFLYELIERCKEKVAQEMNELKSNLPEGVMLTAEGKFNPWDMAYVKSSYKKKYLAIDEAEIAQYFPLEHTLDMLLSIYSEFLGVTFKKEHLNTLWHEHVEYITVYNGQTLLGTLLLDLFPRPGKFTHACYMGVVPTITTVSGDYYPALGVVIANFPRPLPGVPSLLQRNDVITFFHEFGHALHGLLGSTELGAFSGTNVKRDFVEMPSQMLEEWMWDAQMLKRISKHNKTGEQLSDELIERILKLKNFDSGYWVQRQAYYSLLSLELFKAGAYKNVSEVAHTIFNQTFDDVAYYSENHDYASFGHLTGYGAKYYGYLWSKVFALDMFDTIKAMGLTNSKAGKKYIDTVLKPGGSKHPDELLKAFLGREPRTEPFFKNLGI